In Methanobacterium paludis, the following proteins share a genomic window:
- the cobI gene encoding precorrin-2 C(20)-methyltransferase, whose translation MKRGKLIGIGVGPGNTELLTVKAVKALQSVEVICAPRSASSKPSLALSIVQPVLDDRDDEYETLEPLFPMIEDKNALEGYWDDAAGVMAQKLEDGKNLAFITLGDPMVYSTFSYVCKRITAMDFDVEIIPGVTSFTGCAATAGIPIAEKDEIIVIVPKVDERLEKIMEYGDTFVIMKTSRHSEELEKIVAHDKRDKDVISVQNCSMKDEKVFKGFSKDKKYLSTTIVKFKDE comes from the coding sequence ATGAAAAGAGGAAAACTGATTGGTATAGGTGTGGGTCCTGGAAACACAGAACTTTTAACTGTTAAAGCTGTAAAGGCACTTCAAAGTGTTGAGGTGATATGTGCACCCAGATCTGCAAGTTCAAAGCCGAGTCTGGCACTTTCAATCGTACAACCTGTTCTGGATGATAGGGATGATGAATATGAAACTTTAGAACCATTGTTTCCTATGATTGAGGATAAAAATGCTCTTGAAGGTTACTGGGATGATGCGGCAGGGGTCATGGCCCAGAAACTCGAGGATGGAAAGAACTTGGCATTTATAACCCTTGGAGATCCAATGGTTTACAGCACATTCTCCTACGTGTGCAAGAGAATAACTGCCATGGATTTTGATGTGGAGATAATACCTGGCGTAACATCATTTACAGGCTGTGCTGCAACTGCAGGGATTCCAATTGCAGAGAAAGATGAGATAATCGTGATAGTGCCCAAGGTGGACGAGAGACTGGAGAAGATCATGGAGTACGGGGACACCTTCGTTATAATGAAGACTTCAAGGCATTCTGAGGAGCTTGAGAAAATTGTAGCTCATGATAAGAGGGATAAAGACGTAATATCGGTGCAGAATTGCAGCATGAAGGATGAAAAGGTATTTAAAGGATTTTCAAAGGATAAAAAATATCTTTCCACGACTATTGTTAAATTTAAGGATGAATAA
- a CDS encoding DUF2162 family putative transporter: protein MAELVWGGLIISMVLLFGINIGLAVGLTELHKKKALAISLSCGLILLILSIIANLVNSVFYTVIGSYISIILGVIGAVILLSGIYTIDKWKKSKEEYYSFSSAAMMSSSICCFVGFASVAVLLSKEITISFWEFSAVTAITMVLMVMFFYLFSKILRNAETPYPVLLGNFMILNGFCFLISAVFVPNIKKLASVQTSSVSINSSVSSLIFMAMAGMGVFLIGVYLKEEGITSLGDIHKRIHLSKSNKTKKT from the coding sequence ATGGCAGAGTTGGTATGGGGAGGCTTAATTATATCCATGGTTTTACTGTTTGGTATTAATATTGGTCTTGCAGTGGGCCTCACAGAGCTCCATAAAAAGAAAGCTCTGGCTATTTCACTATCATGCGGCTTAATCCTATTGATACTTAGCATAATTGCTAATTTAGTTAATTCAGTATTTTATACGGTTATTGGAAGTTATATCTCCATAATACTTGGAGTTATAGGTGCTGTAATTCTTTTAAGTGGAATTTACACCATTGATAAATGGAAAAAATCTAAAGAAGAGTACTATTCCTTTTCATCAGCGGCAATGATGTCTTCATCGATATGTTGTTTTGTGGGATTCGCATCTGTTGCTGTGTTGTTGAGTAAGGAAATAACAATTTCTTTCTGGGAGTTCAGTGCAGTTACGGCGATCACTATGGTTTTAATGGTGATGTTTTTTTATTTATTTTCTAAGATTTTAAGAAACGCTGAAACTCCATATCCAGTTCTGCTTGGAAATTTCATGATTTTAAATGGATTTTGTTTTTTAATAAGCGCAGTATTTGTCCCAAATATTAAAAAATTAGCCTCGGTCCAAACAAGTTCAGTATCTATAAACTCATCAGTATCATCGCTGATTTTCATGGCAATGGCAGGTATGGGAGTATTTTTAATAGGAGTTTATCTAAAAGAGGAAGGCATCACGAGCTTAGGGGACATTCATAAAAGGATACATCTATCAAAATCCAATAAAACTAAAAAAACTTGA
- a CDS encoding rhodanese-like domain-containing protein, with amino-acid sequence MSEPVNPEDQLIINITPLDAIKLIENSSNDHEFILIDLRTPKEFSKGHVEGAENLDYYADDFKKQLDEMDKDKKYIIYCGSGVRGTKTSKIMMDMGFMEVYNILGGFAGWKITKLPVAKE; translated from the coding sequence ATGTCTGAACCTGTAAACCCCGAAGATCAGTTGATCATAAATATAACTCCTTTAGATGCAATTAAACTAATTGAAAACTCTTCAAACGATCATGAGTTCATCCTAATTGATTTGAGAACCCCCAAGGAATTTTCCAAGGGGCATGTGGAGGGCGCAGAAAACCTGGATTATTATGCAGACGACTTTAAAAAACAGCTTGATGAAATGGATAAAGATAAAAAATACATAATTTATTGTGGATCTGGAGTTAGGGGTACAAAAACCTCTAAAATAATGATGGATATGGGGTTCATGGAAGTTTACAACATCCTTGGCGGTTTTGCCGGGTGGAAGATAACCAAACTTCCAGTAGCCAAGGAATAA
- a CDS encoding DUF2149 domain-containing protein, translating to MPKKRKFLDDDGEDPTSGIINMTDCMLVLAVGFLVFAIMAVHGNPTLMESGSTPTNTVSVSTGSTLNDTPENQSGSDSGYQQMGTVYKDPTTGKLIMVS from the coding sequence ATGCCAAAAAAAAGAAAATTTTTAGATGATGACGGTGAAGACCCCACCTCCGGAATAATTAACATGACAGATTGTATGTTGGTACTGGCAGTAGGATTTTTAGTATTTGCTATAATGGCTGTACACGGTAATCCTACCTTAATGGAGAGTGGATCCACACCTACTAATACAGTTTCTGTCAGTACAGGCTCAACACTTAACGATACCCCTGAGAATCAATCCGGGTCTGACAGTGGTTATCAGCAGATGGGAACTGTTTACAAAGACCCTACAACAGGCAAACTTATTATGGTTAGTTAA
- a CDS encoding CDGSH iron-sulfur domain-containing protein, which yields MADEKAKGRIKIVKNGPYIVSGAVPLMKMVIGTDEEGNSYNWHSEEIVPCGETYTLCRCGQSKNKPFCDGTHGEVGFDGTEIASRKSYLEEAVETEGFDLNLTDVWSLCDHSRFCMRAGGIRKLIAESENPEARELAIQQGKNCPSGRLVVWDKKTGKPLEPEFEQSIAMVHDPVKDCEGPMWVRGGIPIESADGTLYEIRNRVTLCQCGKSENKPFCDGRHWMTPEEKRDWKAKWE from the coding sequence ATGGCAGATGAGAAGGCAAAAGGAAGGATCAAAATAGTTAAAAATGGCCCTTACATTGTTTCAGGTGCTGTGCCACTTATGAAAATGGTGATAGGAACGGATGAAGAGGGAAACTCTTACAACTGGCATTCTGAAGAGATAGTACCGTGTGGTGAAACTTACACCCTTTGTCGCTGTGGTCAATCCAAAAACAAACCATTCTGTGATGGAACCCATGGAGAAGTGGGTTTTGATGGTACAGAAATAGCCAGCAGAAAATCGTACCTTGAGGAGGCTGTGGAAACAGAAGGTTTTGATTTGAATTTAACAGACGTATGGTCACTTTGCGACCATTCACGTTTCTGCATGAGGGCAGGGGGAATAAGGAAGCTTATAGCCGAGTCTGAAAATCCCGAAGCCAGGGAACTTGCCATCCAACAGGGTAAAAACTGTCCCTCTGGTAGGTTGGTTGTCTGGGACAAAAAAACAGGCAAGCCACTTGAGCCAGAATTTGAACAGTCCATTGCAATGGTTCATGACCCGGTGAAAGACTGTGAAGGTCCAATGTGGGTAAGGGGAGGTATCCCAATAGAATCTGCAGATGGAACCCTTTATGAAATCCGAAATAGGGTCACATTATGTCAGTGTGGAAAGTCTGAAAACAAACCCTTCTGTGATGGTCGCCACTGGATGACGCCTGAAGAGAAAAGGGATTGGAAGGCAAAGTGGGAGTAA
- a CDS encoding helicase C-terminal domain-containing protein, protein MDNGFFCKQCGMVKARCVCPKGNTETTKKPETSRNMTPEIKKLYPDVEDEIIENFPFSSPRKGQFEIISRINDAMDDGYKYIILEAGTGTGKSAIATTLANIYQPAYILTMTKQLQSQYSQEFGYPMVKGRANFNCKDAGLEATCDMGTCQTIPSSQKFVCEYGITKSPFDDGSSAFMDAYGSPIYFRSGDACNYWRQKARAVESPITLMNYDYALLELAYVKHFGKRQLMVLDEAHNIEDKLMRRLEVNIFNNSLRKDIKTTIPRNMMGYEDPKEWTLFIQAIYQDYKDLNVKELPKNKADRINRTKLRLSELMSNLEEHPDNWVVDTTPGGASFKPLKIDVYAQERLFQYADVCLFMSATILDHELFCRWLGIDPEEVYYLRINSSFPASSRPVHIKSVGPMSQRAIRRTAPKTIPILEKIIEHHKYEKGLIHTHNYKCQQYIMKHIKNPRLMDHDSKNREYKLHEFERSKEPKVFVSPSMSEGVDLPYEKCQFQVIYKVPFPYLGDKQINKRKAKDPKWYAYKTVMTLLQAYGRGMRAEDDYCETYVLDGNIKMLFRNRLYKSLVPEFFTEAISKD, encoded by the coding sequence ATGGACAACGGCTTTTTCTGTAAACAATGCGGAATGGTAAAGGCAAGATGTGTTTGCCCCAAAGGAAACACTGAAACCACTAAAAAACCAGAGACTTCAAGAAACATGACCCCTGAAATTAAAAAGCTCTATCCTGATGTGGAAGATGAAATAATAGAGAATTTCCCGTTTTCTTCTCCTCGTAAAGGACAGTTCGAGATAATATCCAGGATCAACGATGCAATGGACGATGGTTACAAGTACATCATCCTCGAGGCAGGTACAGGTACAGGGAAATCTGCAATTGCAACAACACTTGCAAACATATACCAACCCGCTTACATCCTCACAATGACCAAACAGCTCCAATCCCAGTACTCCCAGGAGTTTGGATATCCCATGGTAAAGGGAAGGGCCAACTTCAACTGTAAGGATGCTGGACTTGAGGCCACTTGTGATATGGGAACCTGCCAAACAATACCGAGCTCCCAGAAATTCGTATGCGAATACGGGATAACGAAATCCCCATTTGATGATGGATCTTCAGCCTTCATGGACGCATACGGCTCCCCAATATATTTCAGATCAGGCGATGCCTGCAACTACTGGCGACAGAAGGCCAGAGCAGTTGAAAGTCCCATAACCCTGATGAACTACGACTACGCCCTCCTTGAGCTTGCCTACGTTAAACATTTCGGGAAAAGACAGCTCATGGTACTGGATGAGGCCCATAACATCGAAGACAAACTCATGCGCAGACTTGAAGTGAACATATTCAACAACAGCCTCCGAAAGGACATTAAAACAACCATACCAAGGAATATGATGGGATATGAAGATCCTAAAGAGTGGACACTGTTTATTCAGGCCATTTACCAGGATTACAAGGACCTGAACGTTAAAGAACTTCCAAAAAACAAGGCTGATAGGATAAACAGGACAAAATTAAGATTGAGCGAGCTTATGAGCAACCTGGAGGAACATCCAGACAACTGGGTGGTTGATACAACTCCAGGCGGTGCTTCTTTCAAACCCCTGAAAATCGATGTCTATGCACAGGAACGCTTATTCCAGTACGCGGATGTATGCCTATTTATGAGCGCAACCATACTCGACCACGAGCTCTTCTGCAGGTGGCTTGGAATTGACCCTGAAGAAGTTTACTACCTGCGCATAAACAGTTCCTTTCCAGCCTCTTCAAGGCCAGTCCACATTAAAAGTGTGGGACCCATGTCACAGCGTGCCATAAGGCGGACAGCTCCAAAAACAATCCCGATACTGGAAAAAATAATAGAACACCACAAGTATGAGAAAGGGCTTATACACACCCACAACTACAAGTGCCAGCAGTACATCATGAAACACATCAAAAATCCCCGACTTATGGACCATGACAGTAAAAACAGGGAGTACAAACTCCATGAATTCGAGAGGAGTAAAGAACCCAAAGTATTCGTGAGCCCATCCATGAGCGAAGGTGTGGACCTGCCCTACGAGAAGTGCCAGTTCCAGGTTATCTACAAGGTACCATTCCCATACCTTGGCGATAAACAGATAAACAAAAGAAAAGCCAAAGACCCGAAATGGTACGCCTACAAAACAGTTATGACGCTTTTACAGGCCTACGGTCGTGGAATGAGAGCTGAAGACGATTACTGTGAAACCTACGTTCTGGACGGGAACATAAAAATGCTCTTCCGAAACAGGCTCTACAAATCCCTTGTTCCAGAATTCTTCACCGAAGCCATTTCAAAGGATTGA
- a CDS encoding FmdE family protein — MSDYMELLKRAGEFHGDICGGIVMGTKLAIYGMETMGMTPGEKDKRLIVFTEIDRCISDAILSVTRTSLGKKSLKPMGYGKFAATFVNIDTGEAIRVIDLGANKKDMEEEEDETVEELIERIAKTPAEDLFEIQKVSVKIDKNDLPGKPLEIATCANCGEVVMDGKHHLLGGRAYCTSCFSGSYYKILDE, encoded by the coding sequence ATGAGTGATTATATGGAATTATTAAAAAGAGCTGGTGAGTTTCATGGCGATATATGCGGTGGAATTGTTATGGGAACAAAATTAGCTATTTATGGTATGGAAACTATGGGAATGACGCCTGGAGAGAAAGATAAAAGATTAATAGTCTTCACTGAAATTGATCGATGTATATCAGATGCAATTTTATCTGTAACCAGAACTTCCCTGGGTAAAAAATCACTTAAACCAATGGGTTATGGTAAATTCGCGGCTACTTTTGTTAACATAGATACTGGAGAAGCAATCCGTGTCATAGACTTAGGTGCCAATAAGAAAGATATGGAAGAGGAAGAAGATGAAACAGTAGAAGAGCTCATTGAAAGAATAGCCAAAACCCCAGCAGAGGATCTGTTTGAAATTCAAAAAGTATCAGTTAAAATTGATAAAAATGATTTACCGGGTAAACCACTTGAAATAGCTACTTGTGCCAATTGTGGAGAAGTGGTAATGGATGGAAAACATCATTTACTAGGAGGACGTGCATACTGTACCTCATGCTTTAGTGGATCCTATTATAAGATTTTAGATGAATAA
- a CDS encoding FprA family A-type flavoprotein: MKADATKIKEGVYWVGVLDWDLRSYHGYTLNGTTYNAYLVFGEDKVALIDNCYPGHSAQMWGRIKDAFTKEGKDVKIDVIVQNHVEKDHSGALTEIHKKFPDSPIYCTEIAVKGLIKHFPALKGADFKTVKTGDTLDLGGKTLAFLEAFLLHWPDSMFTLFVEDGVLFPNDAFGQHLCLTERYDNEIPEYVLMDAAQKFYANLITPISKLVLKKFKEVEELGLLDKITMIAPAHGQIWTDPMKIIGAYSGWATGDCKDKITIVYDTMHGSTQKMAHAVAEGAISEGFDVKMYFLHEDERSEIVKDILDSKAVAFGIPTIYGEPFPSMGDIVYYLRGLKFGRTGVKKPAVTFGSMGGEGGAPQKIKEDLQECGFDVSDAYEVYYVPDEDELEQCYKVGKQLALKVKDL; encoded by the coding sequence ATGAAAGCAGATGCAACAAAAATTAAGGAAGGAGTGTACTGGGTTGGAGTTTTAGACTGGGATTTAAGGAGTTATCATGGATACACGTTAAATGGAACCACATACAACGCATATTTAGTATTTGGAGAAGATAAGGTGGCCCTTATAGACAACTGCTACCCTGGACATTCTGCACAGATGTGGGGCAGGATCAAGGACGCATTCACAAAAGAAGGGAAGGACGTGAAAATCGACGTGATAGTACAAAACCACGTTGAAAAGGATCACAGCGGGGCCCTTACAGAAATCCACAAGAAATTCCCAGATTCCCCAATATACTGCACAGAAATAGCAGTTAAAGGCCTTATAAAACACTTCCCCGCACTTAAAGGTGCAGATTTCAAGACAGTTAAAACAGGAGACACCCTGGACCTTGGAGGAAAAACACTGGCATTTCTCGAGGCATTCCTCCTGCACTGGCCTGATAGTATGTTCACCCTCTTTGTTGAAGACGGTGTTCTATTCCCAAACGATGCTTTCGGACAGCACCTATGTTTAACAGAAAGATACGACAACGAAATTCCAGAATACGTGCTCATGGATGCCGCCCAGAAATTCTACGCTAACTTGATCACACCTATATCAAAACTTGTGCTTAAAAAGTTCAAGGAAGTTGAAGAACTTGGCTTGCTTGATAAGATCACCATGATTGCACCGGCACACGGCCAGATATGGACAGATCCTATGAAAATCATAGGAGCTTACAGTGGATGGGCTACAGGAGACTGCAAGGACAAGATAACAATAGTATACGACACCATGCACGGATCCACCCAGAAAATGGCCCATGCAGTTGCTGAAGGCGCTATAAGTGAAGGGTTTGATGTTAAAATGTACTTCCTCCATGAGGACGAGCGCAGTGAAATAGTTAAGGACATTCTGGACAGTAAGGCCGTTGCATTCGGTATTCCAACCATTTATGGAGAACCATTCCCAAGTATGGGCGATATTGTCTACTACCTCCGCGGACTGAAATTTGGTAGGACCGGTGTTAAAAAGCCTGCAGTCACATTCGGTTCCATGGGCGGTGAGGGAGGAGCACCACAGAAAATCAAAGAAGACCTTCAAGAATGTGGATTTGATGTTTCAGATGCTTACGAAGTATATTACGTTCCAGATGAAGATGAATTGGAACAGTGCTACAAGGTGGGTAAACAACTGGCTTTGAAGGTGAAAGATCTTTAA
- a CDS encoding ABC transporter substrate-binding protein, whose product MNKNHLILIAAISLIIASGVGHYLTETGYLPGGNKTITDMANRTLSVPSPVNSVLSTSPTITVMLYMLAPDKLLAFNYVTTSEEQKYMPDKYKNLSSVGGWYGSQTGDYEQFIAMNPDVILDSYTPSNSSSEDLATVATLKARQQQFGSIPDLGVADTNNISTLDPSIEFIGTLLGTEDTAKKLTAFNDKVQKEVTDVVSTIPESEKVTVYYAEGTAGLQTDPSGSVHGQLISLCGGINVADVQEEGGAGHSTVSMEQVLQWDPEVIITTDETFYAEVYGNSSWSGVTAVKNKRVYLSPQSPFKWFDRPTGANMIIGIPWTAKVIYPDKFQDLNLTSQVEEFYSDFYHYKLTDDEVNKILEASGINSTDIS is encoded by the coding sequence ATGAATAAAAATCATTTGATTTTAATTGCAGCAATATCCTTAATTATAGCTTCAGGTGTGGGACATTATTTAACAGAAACCGGATACCTCCCTGGAGGTAATAAAACAATAACGGACATGGCTAACCGAACTTTAAGTGTTCCCTCACCTGTTAATAGCGTACTATCAACTTCTCCAACAATAACAGTTATGTTGTACATGCTGGCCCCGGACAAACTGCTTGCTTTTAATTATGTAACAACGTCTGAAGAACAGAAGTACATGCCAGATAAATATAAGAATCTATCCTCCGTGGGGGGCTGGTATGGATCACAAACTGGTGATTATGAGCAGTTCATAGCTATGAATCCAGATGTGATATTGGATAGTTATACACCATCTAACTCTTCATCTGAAGATTTAGCAACAGTGGCCACCCTTAAAGCAAGACAGCAGCAATTTGGTTCGATACCTGACCTTGGGGTGGCTGATACCAATAATATCAGCACATTAGATCCTTCGATTGAATTTATTGGAACGTTACTGGGGACTGAAGATACAGCTAAAAAATTGACGGCTTTCAATGATAAAGTTCAAAAGGAAGTTACCGATGTTGTATCAACAATACCTGAAAGTGAAAAAGTAACTGTTTACTATGCTGAAGGTACTGCTGGACTTCAAACAGATCCTTCCGGTTCTGTGCATGGACAGTTAATTAGTCTTTGTGGTGGAATAAATGTGGCGGACGTTCAAGAAGAAGGAGGAGCAGGACACAGTACTGTGTCAATGGAACAGGTGCTTCAATGGGATCCCGAGGTCATAATAACCACCGATGAAACATTCTACGCGGAGGTCTACGGTAACTCCAGCTGGAGTGGAGTAACCGCTGTTAAAAATAAAAGGGTATACCTCTCTCCACAGTCTCCATTCAAATGGTTTGACAGACCAACAGGGGCAAATATGATTATTGGAATTCCATGGACGGCTAAAGTAATTTATCCCGACAAATTCCAGGATCTAAACTTAACCAGTCAGGTTGAAGAATTTTATTCAGACTTTTACCATTATAAACTGACGGATGATGAAGTAAATAAGATCCTGGAAGCATCTGGAATAAATTCTACTGATATAAGTTGA
- a CDS encoding MotA/TolQ/ExbB proton channel family protein: MQFLGSEILSSLLYLIAQSLFIPVIIAVLIFITYAVLSLGGFLTEKFSRIKFDVDKTENLIRAISKSSNPEEMKEKVLESELLDNYKKIIIKIISNHDIGPQSRRALATKLIEEEELRFANITQKTDILVRLAPTIGLLGTLIPLGPGLSALGAGDINTLAQALLVAFDTTITGLTAGSIGFVISRYRKNWYNDDLSILESIVDSTLEVLDKCQKKENF, from the coding sequence ATGCAATTTCTTGGAAGCGAAATTTTAAGCAGTTTACTATATCTAATCGCGCAGAGTTTATTTATACCCGTTATAATAGCTGTTCTCATCTTCATAACCTATGCGGTTTTGAGTTTAGGAGGTTTTTTAACAGAAAAATTTTCAAGAATAAAATTTGATGTGGATAAGACTGAGAATTTGATAAGGGCTATTTCAAAATCTTCCAATCCTGAAGAAATGAAGGAAAAGGTTCTTGAAAGTGAACTTCTGGATAATTATAAGAAAATTATCATAAAAATTATTTCTAACCATGATATTGGTCCGCAATCAAGAAGAGCACTGGCCACAAAATTAATTGAAGAAGAAGAACTCCGATTTGCGAATATAACTCAAAAAACTGATATATTGGTCAGATTAGCCCCAACTATTGGGCTTTTGGGGACATTAATTCCATTAGGTCCAGGTTTATCAGCGTTAGGGGCTGGAGATATAAATACTCTGGCACAGGCATTGCTGGTAGCATTTGATACTACAATAACAGGATTGACTGCGGGTTCCATAGGATTTGTTATATCAAGATACAGGAAAAACTGGTACAATGATGATCTATCCATTTTAGAATCAATAGTTGATTCAACATTGGAGGTTTTAGACAAATGCCAAAAAAAAGAAAATTTTTAG
- a CDS encoding V4R domain-containing protein, producing the protein MNHEKNETNARNKTELDKNSQIKIFATNKGLNVIDSPIKAKILSILKDEGLSASKIVSLTGKSKSTISAHLKDLIDAGIVDTKSDPSDGRRKIFYIKSRYLGDLSRVTSFEKEMDNYITTQVTNSDDPFKFFRFIFRTIRVALMEEGVNIDPILYSAGKKVGETFYKKLEDPDINKLTQNLASFWEKNKLGRVEVENLNPITIRAYDCFECEDLPKTGKPACAFDSGILGAIFSAHFGEEMDVEEVKCYAMGDEFCRFVISPE; encoded by the coding sequence ATGAACCATGAAAAGAATGAAACAAACGCCCGCAATAAAACTGAGCTGGACAAAAACAGCCAGATCAAAATCTTTGCTACCAACAAAGGTCTGAACGTTATAGACAGCCCAATAAAAGCTAAAATATTATCCATACTAAAAGATGAAGGTTTAAGTGCTTCTAAAATTGTTTCTTTAACCGGTAAATCTAAATCAACCATTTCAGCCCACCTCAAAGACCTGATCGATGCGGGAATAGTTGATACAAAATCAGACCCCTCAGATGGCAGACGAAAAATATTTTACATCAAATCCCGTTACCTGGGTGATCTTTCCCGTGTAACAAGTTTTGAAAAGGAAATGGACAACTACATTACCACCCAGGTTACAAACTCCGATGATCCATTTAAATTCTTTAGATTCATTTTCAGAACAATAAGAGTGGCATTAATGGAGGAAGGTGTGAATATAGACCCCATACTTTACAGCGCAGGGAAAAAGGTTGGGGAAACATTTTACAAAAAATTAGAAGACCCTGATATTAACAAATTAACACAAAACCTTGCTTCATTCTGGGAAAAAAATAAGTTAGGACGAGTTGAAGTTGAAAACCTTAATCCAATTACAATAAGGGCCTATGACTGCTTTGAATGTGAAGACTTGCCAAAAACAGGAAAACCGGCCTGCGCATTTGACTCAGGAATACTTGGAGCAATTTTTTCAGCCCACTTCGGCGAAGAAATGGACGTTGAAGAAGTTAAATGCTACGCAATGGGTGATGAATTCTGTAGATTTGTGATAAGCCCTGAATAA
- a CDS encoding DODA-type extradiol aromatic ring-opening family dioxygenase, giving the protein MKTLPTLFVSHGAPTLSIEDIPAREFLKGLGSRYPEVSAVLCISAHWNTKNPEVTAVEKPETIHDFYGFPEELYTIKYPVKGEPELAERTADLINKAGFSCDIDGQRGLDHGAWVPTRLMYPKADVPVVQLSIQSHLDPKRHYLLGKAIEELNHEGVLILGSGGAVHPLGYAPLGPGARTDDWAMDFDKWLTDAVTRGDVEQLENYSQLAPYPQRAHPYPDHFMPLLVALGAAGSGARGKIIHHSWYWGDLGMAAYEFNSDKK; this is encoded by the coding sequence ATGAAAACCTTACCTACTCTGTTTGTATCCCATGGAGCACCCACCCTGAGCATTGAAGACATTCCTGCCCGGGAATTTTTGAAGGGTTTAGGGTCACGGTACCCTGAAGTCAGTGCTGTACTCTGCATATCTGCCCATTGGAACACCAAAAACCCGGAAGTCACGGCAGTGGAGAAACCAGAGACGATCCATGATTTTTATGGATTTCCAGAGGAACTTTACACCATAAAATACCCTGTCAAAGGAGAACCTGAACTTGCAGAACGCACAGCCGATCTTATAAATAAAGCAGGCTTCAGCTGCGATATAGACGGCCAACGGGGATTGGATCATGGTGCATGGGTGCCCACACGTCTGATGTATCCCAAGGCGGATGTTCCTGTGGTTCAGCTTTCTATCCAGAGCCATTTGGACCCTAAAAGGCATTACCTGTTGGGAAAGGCCATAGAAGAACTGAATCACGAGGGAGTTTTGATCTTGGGTAGCGGCGGTGCAGTACATCCATTGGGCTACGCCCCACTGGGACCTGGTGCAAGAACAGACGATTGGGCCATGGATTTTGACAAATGGCTCACAGATGCTGTAACCCGGGGAGATGTGGAACAGCTTGAAAACTACAGTCAGCTGGCTCCCTACCCACAACGTGCCCATCCTTATCCTGACCACTTCATGCCTTTACTTGTGGCGTTGGGAGCTGCAGGATCTGGTGCCAGGGGAAAGATCATTCATCATAGCTGGTACTGGGGTGACCTGGGAATGGCTGCCTATGAATTCAATTCAGACAAAAAATAA